In Saccharomyces cerevisiae S288C chromosome V, complete sequence, one DNA window encodes the following:
- the MAK10 gene encoding Mak10p (Non-catalytic subunit of the NatC N-terminal acetyltransferase; required for replication of dsRNA virus; expression is glucose-repressible; human NatC ortholog, Naa35, requires co-expression of the human catalytic subunit, Naa30, to functionally complement the null allele), which produces MEVDSILGSLSITDDFDQLVDVTSLFDELCSKLKPEAIVKDPRFDLFEGTHSLEVNNSKLDSSLIELTAEEIEFDVNVAYDPPLASVAAIADRLLRCVISWLNDYQTLPTTVLSCRYTESLLSSLVKGTTAGSSWCTGNILYDKVLGSCILGVCYLTKFVQKLLSAGIVFEEEDLNFNNMGFNTFDNLPGQDVVINSLTESLQILEAYSDDSLHLTMLKHILKIIICLVHLEDHLTDYSTKTSHLDELIENANSVNGIFPQLQLSPPKGAFSTYIQKHRSNQFPPRKITKLPTDYSGFITLANDVKTILLVDKAESALETYQFAKFFNKLEQRHVIARILFPLFFIRDDRTVLGKFSYTQFYLLHVKEFSAQTPSEFESSIGNELIQESSNMLLEWYQNCSQNTCRYRQGFNRQLILWDSLQAQFESVNSQVYCSWTYFMKLSSMIEFSLKGFDLDIYKPFEAYSMFWYVYYLSHHLETFLKDSQNDIESNINAIHSMNKKLKKLKAGEKKDQLRLKYRFAMDNEMEQLQATKQFLNYLLKEINITKSLCLIEVFQFAILKSFGLIDNKNSTPSKFSNERLIHNLRFKPFNSIGVPELPEYEVFQQTLKDFVIEEKGAAFDIKLERATNFIETEVRNVVSSIDEIMQGIKGGDNNGVLVTGTRLVQELSLEYYCKLKHTSKALSVNSKVIVNTLKKNIKNKDSHEYKVELVHTTEGWNYFPIQTLRIKQDRYK; this is translated from the coding sequence CTAAAACCAGAGGCTATCGTGAAAGATCCCAGGTTTGATTTGTTCGAGGGTACACATTCTTTAGAGGTCAACAACTCCAAATTAGACTCCAGTCTGATAGAATTGACAgcagaagaaatagaatTTGATGTGAACGTGGCCTACGATCCACCGTTGGCAAGTGTAGCAGCCATAGCGGATAGATTACTTAGATGTGTTATCTCCTGGCTGAATGACTACCAGACTTTACCCACTACTGTATTAAGCTGCAGGTATACAGAAAGCTTATTATCGTCATTAGTTAAGGGAACAACTGCCGGTTCGTCCTGGTGTACAGGGAATATTTTGTATGATAAAGTACTAGGAAGTTGCATACTTGGCGTTTGTTATTTAACAAAATTTGTGCAGAAACTCTTGAGTGCTGgtattgtttttgaagagGAGGATTTAAATTTTAATAACATGGGGTTTAATACATTCGATAATTTGCCGGGGCAAGATGTTGTTATCAATTCTCTCACCGAGAGCCTTCAGATATTAGAGGCATATTCTGATGATAGCTTACATTTAACTATGCTGAAGCATATACTAAAAATTATCATTTGCTTAGTCCACTTAGAAGACCATCTGACAGACTATTCCACAAAGACAAGCCACCTGGATGAGCTAATTGAAAACGCTAACTCGGTTAATGGCATATTTCCACAATTACAGCTGTCTCCACCAAAGGGTGCGTTCTCaacatatatacaaaagCACAGGTCTAATCAATTCCCTCCCAGGAAGATTACGAAGTTACCGACGGATTACAGCGGCTTTATTACACTGGCAAATGATGTTAAAACAATACTCCTTGTAGATAAAGCCGAGTCTGCGTTGGAGACCTACCAGTTTGccaaattcttcaacaagtTGGAACAAAGGCATGTCATTGCAAGGATCTTATTCCccttatttttcattagaGACGACAGAACAGTTTTGGGTAAATTTTCATATACCCAATTTTATTTGCTACATGTCAAGGAGTTTTCAGCACAAACTCCATCTGAATTTGAATCCTCTATTGGTAATGAACTTATCCAAGAAAGCTCTAATATGCTTTTAGAATGGTACCAAAACTGCTCCCAAAACACATGTAGATATAGACAAGGTTTTAACAGGCAACTTATTCTATGGGATTCTCTTCAAGCCCAGTTTGAAAGTGTCAATTCACAAGTTTACTGTTCGTGGACATATTTTATGAAACTATCAAGTATGATCGAATTCTCTTTAAAGGGGTTTGATTTGGATATTTACAAACCCTTTGAAGCATACTCTATGTTTTGGTatgtttattatttaaGTCACCACTTAGAAacctttttgaaagatagtcaaaatgatattgaatcAAATATTAATGCCATTCATTCCATGAACAAAAAActtaaaaaattgaaagcTGGTGAAAAGAAGGACCAATTGAGGCTAAAGTACAGGTTTGCTATGGATAATGAAATGGAACAATTACAAGCTACcaaacaatttttaaactatcttttgaaggaaattaaCATTACCAAATCTTTATGTCTAATAGAGGTTTTCCAATTTGCAATTTTAAAGTCATTTGGTTTAATTGACAACAAGAATAGTACTCCGTCAAAATTCTCTAATGAACGGTTAATCCATAATTTGAGATTCAAGCCATTTAATTCAATTGGTGTTCCTGAGTTACCAGAATATGAAGTATTTCAACAAactttaaaagattttgtcattgaagaaaaaggagCTGCATTTGATATAAAGTTAGAAAGGGCCACTAACTTTATCGAAACTGAAGTGCGCAATGTCGTTAGTTCTATTGATGAGATAATGCAAGGAATCAAGGGAGGCGATAATAACGGCGTTCTAGTAACAGGAACAAGACTGGTTCAAGAGCTCTCTCTGGAGTACTATTGTAAACTAAAACATACTTCTAAAGCATTATCAGTCAACTCAAAAGTTATCGTCAAcactttgaaaaagaacattAAAAACAAGGACTCCCACGAATACAAGGTTGAATTAGTTCATACAACAGAAGGATGGAACTATTTCCCCATACAAACATTGAGAATAAAGCAAGACCGCTATAAATAA
- the RPL12A gene encoding 60S ribosomal protein uL11 RPL12A (Ribosomal 60S subunit protein L12A functions as a ribophagy receptor; phosphorylation by Atg1p triggers ribophagy during starvation; rpl12a rpl12b double mutant exhibits slow growth and slow translation; homologous to human RPL12, Drosophila rpl12, and C. elegans ppl-12 that all function as conserved ribophagy receptors; RPL12A has a paralog, RPL12B, that arose from the whole genome duplication) — protein sequence MPPKFDPNEVKYLYLRAVGGEVGASAALAPKIGPLGLSPKKVGEDIAKATKEFKGIKVTVQLKIQNRQAAASVVPSASSLVITALKEPPRDRKKDKNVKHSGNIQLDEIIEIARQMRDKSFGRTLASVTKEILGTAQSVGCRVDFKNPHDIIEGINAGEIEIPEN from the coding sequence ATGCCTCCAAAGTTTGATCCTAATGAAGTTAAATACTTGTACCTAAGAGCCGTTGGTGGTGAAGTCGGTGCCTCCGCTGCTTTGGCTCCAAAGATTGGTCCTTTAGGTCTATCGCCAAAGAAGGTTGGTGAAGATATTGCTAAGGCCACCAAAGAATTCAAGGGTATCAAGGTTACCGTCCAATTAAAGATCCAAAACAGACAAGCTGCTGCCTCTGTTGTCCCATCTGCTTCCTCTTTGGTCATTACTGCTTTGAAGGAACCACCAAGAGACAGAAAGAAGGACAAAAACGTCAAGCACAGTGGTAACATTCAAttggatgaaattattgaaattgCCAGACAAATGAGAGACAAATCCTTCGGTAGAACTTTGGCTTCCGTTACTAAGGAAATCTTAGGTACTGCTCAATCTGTCGGCTGTCGTGTTGACTTCAAGAATCCCCATGATATCATTGAAGGCATTAATGCTGGTGAAATCGAAATCCCagaaaattag